In a single window of the Elaeis guineensis isolate ETL-2024a chromosome 6, EG11, whole genome shotgun sequence genome:
- the LOC105036109 gene encoding transposon Ty3-I Gag-Pol polyprotein — MADNTRGIELRRVEESLRQSTKDAFQRIETIERVLSRMEDMMLQLSRQQSEVMQKLQDGSPSGGLEDSLEMHVRLFSPKTLQQAYSCAKLQSAVWDAKRKGVLRTSTKVINSEVKCSNPHDSSRTASWVPYKGNTNQNRVILPPSSSPRLLPTPPVRKLIEANTKSIRQGVSAKEMDDRKAKGLCMWCEEKFIPEHKSQRKYLYRLYLHEPDELEEEVQEVGDISAIEDVKDETPHISVNVLLGKMSNQDNQTMRVGCTTKEIDPLSVEVANGARLKCVSKCGTFQWSMQGIQFASSVFLLPLSGCDMILEVQWLFTLEDIKWNFKQFKIEFWWQKRLVTLQGISSSQITSIEPQQLNQLLLKRNAYSKVYLCLMRTLNLEKSDNSAKLFKEGAAEYQLQDLLQIYEDVFQEPKTLPPSRIFDYRINLKEGTQPINIRPYKHSTLQKDVIEELIKEMMENGVIQHSSSPYASPVILVKKKDNTWRMCIDYRELNKNTIKDKYPIPIIEELLDELHGATIFSKLDLRSGYHQVRMFKPDIHKTAFRTHHGHYEFLVMPFGLTNAPSTFQRIMNEVFEKFLRKKNRLYAKKSKCTFGGKQVEYLGYLITAEGVATDPKKIATIVEWPKPISWTSEAEASFQQLKAVLAQTPVLALPNFSLPFTVETDASGTGMGAVLMQNGHPIAYLSKTFSDKHLSLSTYEKEMLALVLAVTKWAHYLVGRHFIVKTDHKSLKFFLEQRLNTPSQHTWLTKLLGYDFEICYKQEKENVAADALSRIQNSQLLSISAIPHENELMNLIQESWKADPKLQQLIQEMELEPHSHLSYTWYQQQLRRKGRSVIGPNQSLRNQLIQQFHDTAIGGHSGMQGTYKRISAVFHWKGMQQDIRQYVRHCDICQRCKFENIAYPGLLQPLPIPEGPWQEVFMDFIEGLPKSDGKEMVMVVVDRLTKYNHFVPLSHPYIAATVAIAFTNNIFKLHGLPNILVSDRDSVFVSSFWQEFFKTQGVQLNMSTAYHPESDGQTERKLGKLQKAVTDLPLSYQPDVSFPIAILNRRIVKRRNAAAVQILVQWNDSSPSEATWELWEDIKRRFPDFNLEDKVA; from the exons ATGGCAGATAACACCAGAGGGATTGAGTTGCGCCGTGTGGAGGAGTCGTTGCGGCAGTCCACAAAGGACGCATTTCAGAGGATTGAAaccattgaaagagttttgagcaGAATGGAGGACATGATGCTGCAATTATCGCGGCAGCAGAGTGAGGTGATGCAGAAATTGCAAGATGGAAGCCCATCAG GGGGTTTAGAAGATTCATTGGAAATGCATGTGAGGTTGTTTTCTCCAAAAACATTGCAACAAGCATATTCTTGTGCTAAGCTTCAAAGTGCAGTTTGGGACGCCAAGAGAAAAGGGGTTCTGAGAACATCAACCAAGGTAATAAACAGTGAAGTGAAGTGTAGCAACCCTCATGATAGTTCAAGAACTGCATCCTGGGTGCCATACAAGGGAAACACCAACCAAAACAGGGTAATTCTTCCACCCTCATCTTCTCCAAGATTGCTACCCACACCACCGGTTAGAAAATTGATTGAGGCTAATACCAAGTCAATTAGACAAGGAGTATCAGCTAAGGAGATGGATGATAGGAAAGCTAAAGGTTTATGCATGTGGTGTGAAGAAAAGTTCATTCCTGAGCACAAAAGTCAGAGAAAATATCTTTACAGACTTTATTTACATGAACCAGATGAACTTGAAGAAGAAGTACAAGAAGTCGGTGACATTTCAGCTATTGAGGATGTTAAAGATGAAACACCTCATATATCTGTTAATGTCTTGTTGGGAAAGATGAGTAATCAAGACAATCAGACAATGAG GGTAGGGTGTACAACTAAAGAAATTGATCCCTTGTCAGTAGAAGTAGCTAATGGTGCAAGGCTGAAGTGTGTTAGTAAATGTGGCACTTTCCAATGGTCCATGCAGGGAATACAATTCGCATCATCAGTTTTCTTACTACCTCTTAGTGGGTGTGACATGATTTTAGAGGTGCAATGGCTATTTACTTTGGAAGATATCAAGTGGAATTTCAAGCAATTTAAAATAGAATTTTGGTGGCAAAAGCGACTAGTCACTCTACAAGGTATTAGCTCCTCCCAAATCACATCAATAGAGCCACAACAACTCAATCAGTTGCTACTTAAAAGGAATGCATATTCAAAGGTATATTTGTGCCTAATGAGAACTTTGAACCTAGAGAAATCTGACAATTCAGCAAAGTTATTTAAGGAAGGAGCAGCTGAATATCAGTTACAAGATTTGCTACAGATCTATGAGGATGTATTCCAAGAGCCTAAAACTCTACCACCTTCCAGAATTTTTGATTACAGGATAAATTTGAAAGAAGGGACACAACCAATTAACATTAGGCCATACAAACATTCTACTCTGCAAAAGGATGTGATTGAGGAATTAATTAAGGAAATGATGGAGAATGGAGTCATTCAGCATAGCTCAAGTCCTTATGCTTCACCAGTGATCTTAGTTAAGAAGAAAGACAATACATGGAGAATGTGCATTGATTATAGGGAGCTAAACAAGAATACCATCAAGGACAAATACCCTATACCTATAATAGAGGAACTCCTAGATGAACTACATGGTGCTACTATTTTCTCTAAGCTTGATTTAAGGTCAGGATATCATCAAGTCAGGATGTTCAAACCAGATATTCATAAGACAGCATTTAGAACTCATCATGGGCATTATGAGTTCCTTGTCATGCCTTTTGGACTCACAAATGCCCCGTCGACATTTCAGAGGATTATGaatgaagtctttgaaaaatttttgagaaa GAAAAACAGATTGTATGCTAAAAAGAGTAAATGTACCTTTGGTGGGAAACAAGTTGAATATTTGGGGTACTTAATCACAGCTGAAGGAGTTGCAACTGATCCGAAGAAGATTGCAACAATAGTTGAGTGGCCCAAACCAATTTCG TGGACTAGTGAGGCTGAAGCATCTTTCCAGCAGCTCAAAGCGGTACTTGCACAAACTCCAGTTTTAGCATTACCAAATTTTTCCCTACCATTTACTGTAGAGACAGATGCTAGTGGAACTGGGATGGGGGCTGTTCTCATGCAAAATGGACATCCAATTGCTTACTTAAGTAAGACTTTCTCCGATAAACATTTGTCATTATCCACTTATGAGAAGGAGATGCTTGCATTGGTACTAGCTGTGACAAAATGGGCTCATTATTTGGTAGGAAGACATTTTATAGTTAAAACAGATCACAAAAGCTTAAAAttctttttggagcaaagattgaaTACACCTAGCCAGCATACCTGGTTAACAAAACTACTGGGATATGACTTTGAGATATGCTATAAACAAGAAAAAGAGAATGTGGCTGCAGATGCACTTTCAAGGATACAAAATTCACAGCTGCTCTCCATCAGTGCCATACCTCATGAAAATGAATTAATGAACTTGATTCAAGAAAGTTGGAAAGCAGATCCAAAATTACAGCAATTAATACAGGAAATGGAGTTGGAACCACATTCCCACTTATCATATACTTGGTACCAGCAACAACTTAGAAGAAAAGGAAGGTCAGTGATTGGCCCAAACCAGAGCTTAAGAAATCAGTTGATACAACAATTTCATGATACAGCTATTGGAGGTCATTCGGGTATGCAAGGAACTTACAAAAGAATTAGTGCAGTATTCCACTGGAAGGGAATGCAACAAGACATTAGACAATATGTTAGACACTGTGATATTTGTCAAAGGTGCAAATTTGAAAATATTGCTTATCCAGGACTTCTACAACCACTACCTATACCTGAGGGACCTTGGCAAGAGGTGTTTATGGACTTTATTGAGGGACTACCTAAATCAGATGGCAAGGAGATGGTGATGGTGGTAGTTGATAGATTAACTAAATACAATCATTTTGTGCCACTTTCTCATCCCTACATTGCTGCAACTGTGGCTATTGCATTCACCAACAATATATTCAAATTACATGGACTTCCAAACATTTTGGTCAGTGATAGGGATTCTGTATTTGTGAGCAGTTTCTGGCAGGAATTTTTCAAAACACAGGGAGTCCAGTTGAATATGTCAACTGCTTATCATCCAGAGTCAGATGGCCAGACAGAG